A portion of the Pseudomonadota bacterium genome contains these proteins:
- a CDS encoding acyl-CoA dehydrogenase, whose protein sequence is MILNPKKEKFEHRDQKSREIMLKTIDFFENKGLEKIKKDYHERVWYSDFLEFIKENKIFATLLTPSQYSQDPDARWDTTRNSDYSEILGFYGIEYWYTWQVTILGLGPIWMGDNEAVKKKTAALLAEGGIFAFGLSEKEHGADLYSSEMKLTPLTEGGYVANGSKYYIGNANEAALVSTFAKNSETDEYVFFVADPKHENYDLVKNVVEWQSYVAEYALNNYPVSEADILSTGSRAWDSSLNTINVGKFNLGFGSIGICSHAFYEALNHASNRNLYGKFVTDFSYIQQFFTDAYCRLAAMKLFASRAIDYMRSASPEDRRYLLFNPMVKMKVTTQGEEVINLLWDIIAAKGFEKDLYFENATYDIRALPKLEGTVHVNMALIIKFTANYFFNPDKFAEIPKRNDSANDDFLFNQGPTKGLGKIRFHDFNIAYNSVKLPNVDIFKEQIEVLKEFLLTAKPTKEQAEDLDLLLSLGELFTLVVYGQLIIEKAKIENLEDDLLEQIFDFMIRDFSKYALQIYSKTGSTAKQMELCLKMIKKPAVNIKRFQNVWQNRVKVLNNTYEMNP, encoded by the coding sequence ATGATTCTAAATCCGAAAAAAGAGAAATTCGAGCATCGTGATCAAAAATCTCGGGAGATAATGCTTAAAACTATCGATTTTTTTGAAAATAAAGGTCTTGAAAAAATAAAGAAAGATTACCATGAGCGGGTCTGGTACTCGGATTTTCTCGAATTTATCAAAGAAAATAAAATTTTTGCAACCCTGCTGACACCATCTCAATACAGCCAGGACCCGGATGCCCGCTGGGATACTACCAGGAATAGTGACTATAGTGAGATTTTAGGTTTTTATGGCATTGAATACTGGTACACATGGCAGGTGACAATCCTGGGTTTAGGCCCGATCTGGATGGGCGACAATGAAGCGGTCAAGAAAAAAACCGCCGCCTTGCTGGCAGAGGGTGGTATTTTCGCCTTCGGTCTTTCCGAAAAAGAGCATGGCGCGGATCTCTACTCATCAGAGATGAAGCTGACTCCTCTTACCGAAGGCGGCTATGTCGCTAATGGGAGCAAGTACTACATAGGCAATGCCAATGAGGCGGCTCTGGTTTCGACCTTTGCCAAGAACTCTGAAACCGATGAATATGTGTTTTTTGTCGCCGACCCAAAACATGAAAATTATGATCTGGTGAAAAATGTCGTGGAATGGCAGAGCTATGTCGCGGAATATGCCTTGAATAATTATCCGGTCAGCGAGGCCGATATCCTCTCTACCGGTTCCAGGGCCTGGGATTCTTCATTGAATACCATTAATGTGGGTAAATTTAACTTAGGGTTTGGCTCTATCGGTATTTGCTCTCACGCTTTCTACGAGGCCTTGAACCACGCCTCGAACCGCAATCTTTACGGTAAATTTGTTACCGATTTTTCCTATATTCAACAATTTTTTACCGATGCCTATTGCCGTCTGGCGGCGATGAAACTTTTTGCTTCAAGAGCCATTGACTACATGCGCTCAGCCTCTCCAGAGGACCGGCGCTATCTACTCTTTAATCCGATGGTCAAAATGAAAGTGACCACCCAGGGAGAAGAGGTTATTAATCTGCTCTGGGATATTATTGCGGCTAAAGGTTTTGAAAAAGATCTCTATTTTGAGAATGCGACCTATGATATCCGGGCCCTGCCCAAGCTAGAAGGGACTGTTCATGTAAATATGGCGCTTATCATAAAATTTACCGCCAACTATTTTTTCAATCCGGATAAGTTTGCGGAAATCCCTAAGCGTAACGATTCGGCTAATGATGATTTTCTCTTTAATCAGGGGCCCACCAAAGGACTCGGCAAAATTCGCTTCCATGATTTCAATATCGCCTATAACAGCGTCAAACTGCCTAATGTCGATATCTTCAAAGAGCAGATTGAAGTGCTGAAAGAATTTCTCCTGACTGCTAAACCGACTAAAGAACAGGCCGAGGATCTTGATCTGCTTTTAAGCCTTGGTGAACTGTTTACTCTGGTAGTTTATGGTCAGCTTATTATTGAAAAAGCCAAGATTGAGAATCTTGAGGATGATCTTTTAGAGCAGATATTCGATTTTATGATCAGAGATTTTTCCAAATATGCTCTGCAGATCTACTCTAAAACCGGAAGTACGGCAAAGCAGATGGAGCTGTGCCTGAAAATGATTAAAAAACCGGCGGTAAATATAAAGCGTTTCCAGAATGTATGGCAAAATCGGGTTAAAGTCTTAAACAACACCTACGAGATGAACCCGTAA
- a CDS encoding long-chain fatty acid--CoA ligase: MLNLASVLDYSASEQPDKVAIIFGEQKITFSQLNTFCCKIANGLAAAGVGKGDKVVLSCLNLPYFPIVYYAILKAGAVVVPISVLSKSREIAYYLKDCDAKAFFCFQGTPELPMGEFGFKAFQEIDSCEHFWLITADPAAPSPIAGAETLGMMMAPQTAEFESVATNSDDTSVILYTSGTTGFPKGAELSHSNMVMNAIASRDLCSLNKNDIHVISLPLFHSFGQTVQMNASFMNGCTIIPIAKFTPEAVFDAIQNHGATIFAGVPTMYWAMLHFEDKEGRFDFELISKTLRLGASGGAAMPVEIIKDFEQKYQLQILEGYGLSETCPVATFNQTHKPCKPGSIGFPIWGIEVKIFNEDDQEVPVGDVGEVVISGHNVMKGYYNKPEETAAAFKGTKWFHTGDLGKMDEDGYFYIVDRVKDMVIRGGFNVYPREIEEVLLTHPAISLAAVIGVPHEQHGEEVKAVIVLKAGQQATPEEIIAWSKEQMAAYKYPRIVDIRDSLPMSATGKILKKELKAELK; this comes from the coding sequence ATGCTTAACCTCGCATCAGTTTTAGATTACAGCGCATCCGAACAGCCTGATAAAGTAGCAATTATCTTTGGTGAACAGAAGATCACTTTTTCTCAGCTCAATACTTTTTGCTGCAAGATCGCCAATGGCCTGGCTGCGGCCGGAGTCGGCAAGGGCGATAAGGTTGTTTTGAGTTGTCTCAACCTGCCCTATTTCCCGATAGTTTACTATGCCATCTTGAAAGCCGGCGCAGTGGTTGTGCCGATCAGTGTTTTGTCAAAGAGCCGGGAGATCGCCTATTATCTCAAAGATTGCGATGCTAAAGCCTTTTTCTGTTTTCAGGGGACCCCGGAACTGCCGATGGGTGAGTTTGGTTTTAAGGCCTTCCAGGAGATCGACTCATGTGAACATTTTTGGCTTATAACCGCTGATCCGGCGGCACCTTCACCGATTGCCGGAGCCGAAACTCTGGGCATGATGATGGCTCCGCAGACGGCTGAGTTTGAATCGGTTGCCACCAATTCCGACGATACCTCGGTCATTCTCTATACCTCCGGTACCACTGGTTTTCCCAAAGGGGCTGAGTTGTCGCACTCCAATATGGTTATGAATGCGATCGCCAGTCGTGATCTTTGTAGTCTTAATAAAAACGATATCCATGTTATCAGTCTGCCTCTTTTTCACTCTTTTGGTCAGACGGTGCAGATGAATGCTTCTTTTATGAACGGCTGTACGATTATTCCGATTGCCAAATTTACTCCGGAAGCGGTCTTTGATGCGATTCAGAACCATGGCGCCACGATTTTTGCCGGGGTTCCGACGATGTATTGGGCGATGCTGCATTTTGAGGATAAAGAGGGCCGATTTGATTTTGAATTGATCAGTAAAACACTGCGTCTCGGAGCCTCCGGCGGGGCCGCCATGCCAGTTGAAATCATCAAAGATTTCGAGCAAAAATACCAGTTGCAGATTCTTGAAGGCTATGGTCTCTCCGAAACCTGTCCGGTGGCCACTTTCAACCAAACCCATAAACCTTGCAAGCCTGGTTCTATCGGTTTTCCCATCTGGGGAATCGAAGTCAAGATATTTAATGAAGATGATCAGGAGGTTCCGGTAGGTGACGTTGGTGAAGTTGTTATCAGTGGCCACAATGTTATGAAGGGTTACTACAATAAACCGGAGGAGACCGCTGCCGCCTTTAAGGGTACAAAGTGGTTTCATACCGGTGACCTGGGGAAAATGGATGAAGATGGCTACTTCTATATTGTTGATCGGGTTAAGGATATGGTTATCAGGGGGGGATTTAATGTTTATCCTCGAGAAATTGAGGAAGTTCTGTTGACCCATCCGGCCATCTCCCTGGCGGCGGTTATCGGCGTGCCTCATGAACAGCATGGAGAGGAAGTCAAGGCAGTTATAGTTCTCAAAGCGGGGCAGCAGGCGACACCAGAAGAAATTATCGCCTGGTCGAAAGAACAAATGGCAGCCTATAAATACCCGCGCATCGTCGATATCCGGGACTCTCTGCCGATGAGTGCGACGGGGAAAATCCTCAAAAAAGAGCTTAAAGCCGAGCTTAAATGA